Proteins found in one Arthrobacter pascens genomic segment:
- a CDS encoding CoA-acylating methylmalonate-semialdehyde dehydrogenase, producing the protein MSTTTVTTTINHFINGAETPGDGDRAQPVYNPATGAVSAELRLANRADLDATVAAARAAADSWGDISLAKRTAVLFKFRELVASHVDELAALITAEHGKVLSDAKGEIGRGLEVVEFACGIPQLLKGDYSDQVSTGIDVFSFREPLGVVAGITPFNFPVMVPLWMAPMAIATGNAFILKPSERDPSASMLLAKLWKDAGLPDGVFQVLHGDKETVDGLLTHPDVDGISFVGSTPIAQYVHETATKHGKRVQALGGAKNHAIIMPDADLDNAADHLAAAAFGSAGERCMAISVAVAVGEAADLLVKKVEERALAVKVNNGTVPGAEMGPVITTASKDRIVRIVTEAETAGAAMVVDGRDLVVPGHEDGFWVGPTVLDHVKTGMTAYTEEIFGPVLVVVRVADLEEGIRLINANPYGNGTAIFTSSGANARTFQRSVTVGMIGINVPLPVPVAYHSFGGWKASLFGDKHIYGPEGVSFYTRGKVVTSRWPEPTHASGASYNFPSN; encoded by the coding sequence ATGTCAACGACGACCGTCACCACCACCATCAACCACTTCATCAACGGGGCAGAAACCCCGGGCGACGGCGACCGCGCCCAGCCGGTCTACAACCCGGCCACTGGCGCCGTGTCCGCGGAGCTGCGGCTGGCGAACCGGGCAGATCTGGATGCCACGGTGGCCGCTGCCCGGGCGGCCGCGGATTCCTGGGGTGATATTTCCCTGGCGAAGCGCACCGCCGTGCTGTTCAAGTTCCGCGAACTTGTTGCCTCCCACGTGGATGAGCTCGCGGCGCTGATCACGGCCGAGCACGGCAAGGTCCTCTCGGATGCGAAGGGCGAGATCGGCCGCGGCCTGGAGGTGGTGGAGTTCGCCTGCGGCATTCCGCAGCTGCTTAAGGGCGATTACTCGGATCAGGTCTCCACCGGCATCGATGTCTTCTCCTTCCGCGAACCCCTGGGCGTGGTGGCCGGGATCACGCCGTTCAACTTCCCGGTGATGGTGCCGTTGTGGATGGCGCCCATGGCGATCGCGACCGGGAACGCGTTCATCCTCAAGCCCTCCGAACGCGACCCCTCCGCCTCGATGCTGCTCGCCAAACTCTGGAAGGACGCAGGCCTGCCCGACGGGGTCTTCCAAGTCCTGCACGGGGATAAGGAAACCGTGGACGGGCTCCTGACCCACCCGGACGTGGACGGGATCTCGTTCGTTGGCTCCACCCCGATCGCCCAGTACGTCCACGAGACCGCCACGAAGCATGGCAAGCGGGTCCAGGCGCTGGGCGGGGCGAAGAACCACGCGATCATCATGCCGGACGCGGACCTGGACAACGCAGCGGACCACCTCGCCGCGGCCGCTTTCGGTTCCGCCGGGGAACGCTGCATGGCCATCTCCGTGGCAGTGGCCGTCGGTGAGGCCGCGGACCTTTTGGTGAAGAAAGTCGAAGAGCGAGCCCTGGCCGTGAAGGTTAACAACGGCACCGTCCCCGGCGCCGAGATGGGCCCGGTCATCACGACGGCCTCCAAGGACAGGATCGTCCGGATCGTCACCGAAGCCGAAACCGCGGGAGCGGCGATGGTGGTGGACGGCCGTGACCTGGTGGTCCCGGGCCACGAGGACGGCTTCTGGGTGGGCCCCACCGTTCTGGACCACGTGAAGACCGGGATGACCGCCTACACTGAGGAAATCTTCGGCCCCGTCCTCGTCGTCGTCCGCGTCGCTGACCTGGAGGAAGGCATCAGGCTGATCAACGCCAACCCGTACGGGAACGGCACCGCCATCTTCACCTCCTCCGGCGCCAACGCCCGCACGTTCCAGCGCTCCGTGACCGTGGGCATGATCGGCATCAACGTGCCCCTGCCCGTCCCGGTCGCCTACCACTCCTTCGGCGGCTGGAAGGCATCGCTCTTCGGCGACAAGCACATCTACGGCCCCGAAGGCGTCTCCTTCTACACCCGCGGCAAAGTAGTTACGTCCCGCTGGCCCGAACCCACCCACGCCTCCGGCGCCTCCTACAACTTCCCGTCCAACTAA
- a CDS encoding Cgl0159 family (beta/alpha)8-fold protein has protein sequence MSANDDPRRYQHLSALRLEDPDAVARAAATRRRHPGLKYGVQNFIVAADHPARGALSVGNDPVAMADRLDLLDRLQIALANPAVDGVLASPDIMDDLLLLGALEGKLVFGSMNRGGLAGLVNEIDDRFTGHTAAALEALGADGGKMLTRICLGDPDTASALEATARAVDSLAARKLIAMVEPFLSVWKNGRVRNDLSPDAVIKSIAIAQSLGSTSAYTWMKLPVVAEMERVMAATTLPTVLLGGDPEGTQDEVFASWQAALALPGVQGLTVGRALLYPADGDVAGAVATAASLLKSPVLQSSAKVSE, from the coding sequence TTGAGCGCCAACGATGATCCCCGCCGCTACCAGCACCTCAGCGCGCTCCGGCTCGAAGACCCCGACGCCGTTGCCCGCGCGGCAGCCACCCGTCGCCGCCATCCGGGACTGAAGTATGGGGTGCAGAACTTCATTGTTGCTGCCGACCATCCGGCCCGGGGGGCCCTCTCGGTGGGAAATGATCCGGTGGCCATGGCGGACCGCCTGGATTTGTTGGACCGTTTGCAGATCGCCCTGGCTAATCCCGCCGTGGACGGTGTCCTGGCGTCCCCGGACATCATGGATGACCTGCTTCTCCTCGGGGCGCTGGAAGGCAAGCTTGTCTTCGGCTCGATGAACCGTGGTGGCCTGGCCGGGCTCGTCAATGAAATCGATGACCGGTTCACCGGCCACACGGCCGCAGCCCTGGAGGCACTGGGGGCCGACGGCGGCAAGATGCTGACCCGGATCTGCCTCGGCGACCCGGACACCGCCTCCGCCCTGGAAGCCACGGCGCGGGCGGTCGATTCCCTCGCGGCACGCAAGCTGATCGCGATGGTGGAACCGTTCCTCTCGGTCTGGAAGAACGGCAGGGTCCGCAACGACCTCAGCCCGGACGCCGTCATCAAGTCCATCGCGATCGCCCAGAGCCTGGGCTCCACGAGCGCCTACACGTGGATGAAGCTGCCAGTGGTGGCCGAGATGGAGCGCGTGATGGCGGCAACCACGCTGCCGACAGTGCTCCTGGGCGGGGACCCGGAAGGCACCCAGGATGAGGTCTTCGCCAGCTGGCAGGCCGCGTTGGCCCTGCCCGGGGTCCAGGGCCTCACCGTGGGCCGGGCGCTGCTATACCCGGCCGACGGCGATGTGGCAGGGGCCGTCGCCACCGCCGCCTCGCTGCTCAAGTCGCCCGTGCTGCAGTCATCAGCGAAAGTATCGGAGTAA
- a CDS encoding Gfo/Idh/MocA family protein — protein sequence MTDILRVAVIGAGRMGADHIKRLSTRIHGAEVAAVVDVDLSRAQAAIEGIDGAVALASADEALNNGDVNAVLIATPGFLHEEILYKALEKGFPILCEKPLTPDAESAWRVVQAETALGHKRIQVGFMRRFDAEYVALGSVIRDRELGELLMLHHQHRNPTTPAGFTNEMLINDSVVHEFDAIRFFTGEEITSVQVRLGKATRNAPNGQHDPQHVLLETESGVLADVEIYVNAKFGYQVATQASFEDGIVSIGGDAGPYVQSAGRWGGSVTPGFEERFGAAYDVEVQAWADAARRGEIGGPTAWDGYATAACCEAGVEAQKSGAKVKVQLNAKPDLYN from the coding sequence ATGACTGACATTCTCCGCGTTGCCGTCATCGGCGCAGGCCGCATGGGTGCGGACCACATTAAGCGGCTCAGCACCCGCATCCACGGCGCTGAAGTGGCCGCCGTCGTCGACGTCGACCTCTCCCGGGCGCAGGCCGCCATCGAAGGGATCGACGGCGCCGTGGCCCTGGCCAGCGCCGACGAGGCGCTCAACAACGGCGACGTCAACGCCGTGCTGATCGCCACGCCGGGGTTCCTCCACGAGGAAATCCTCTACAAGGCACTGGAGAAGGGCTTCCCGATCCTCTGCGAAAAGCCGCTCACCCCGGACGCCGAAAGCGCGTGGAGAGTTGTCCAGGCCGAAACGGCGCTGGGACACAAGCGCATCCAGGTGGGCTTCATGCGCCGCTTCGACGCCGAATACGTCGCCCTGGGCTCCGTCATCCGCGACCGCGAACTCGGCGAGCTGCTGATGCTCCACCACCAGCACCGCAACCCCACCACGCCCGCCGGCTTCACCAACGAAATGCTGATCAACGACTCCGTGGTCCACGAGTTCGACGCCATCCGCTTCTTCACCGGCGAGGAGATCACCTCCGTGCAGGTCCGCCTGGGCAAAGCCACCCGCAACGCCCCGAACGGCCAGCACGATCCGCAGCACGTCCTGCTCGAAACCGAATCCGGCGTCCTGGCCGACGTCGAGATCTACGTTAACGCCAAGTTTGGCTACCAGGTGGCCACGCAGGCCTCCTTCGAGGACGGCATCGTGAGCATCGGCGGCGACGCCGGACCGTACGTCCAGTCGGCCGGCCGCTGGGGCGGCTCGGTTACCCCCGGCTTCGAGGAGCGCTTCGGCGCGGCGTATGACGTCGAGGTCCAGGCCTGGGCGGACGCTGCCCGCCGTGGCGAAATCGGCGGCCCCACCGCCTGGGACGGCTACGCCACCGCTGCCTGCTGCGAGGCCGGCGTCGAGGCCCAGAAGTCGGGCGCAAAGGTCAAGGTCCAGCTCAACGCCAAGCCGGACCTCTACAACTAA
- a CDS encoding aldo/keto reductase, which yields MTSTPITTSIPEITLNNGVRMPQLGFGVFQVSDDDTTAAVSHALAAGYRSIDTAAIYGNEAGTGRAIAEAGIGREELFITSKLWVADLGYDATLAAFEASLDKLGLDYLDLYLIHWPAPATGLYLESWRALEQLLGSGKVKAIGVSNFLPGHLQKIIDLGGTVPAVNQIELHPALQQRDIADFNAAHGIATEAWSPLAQGAVLADPAVAEIAARHGVSPAQAILRWHLQQGRIIIPKSVTPQRIQENLDVFGFDLTVDELSVIDGLERDGRTGPHPAEFNG from the coding sequence ATGACTTCCACACCCATCACCACGTCCATCCCCGAGATCACTCTCAACAACGGCGTGCGGATGCCGCAACTGGGGTTCGGCGTCTTCCAGGTGTCCGACGACGACACCACCGCCGCGGTCAGCCACGCGCTTGCAGCCGGTTACCGGAGCATCGACACCGCCGCCATCTACGGGAACGAGGCAGGCACGGGACGCGCCATCGCCGAGGCGGGCATCGGCCGGGAAGAACTGTTCATTACGTCCAAACTGTGGGTTGCCGACCTCGGCTACGACGCCACGCTGGCCGCGTTCGAGGCCAGCCTGGACAAGCTGGGACTGGATTACCTGGACCTCTACCTCATCCACTGGCCGGCGCCGGCAACCGGCCTGTACCTCGAGTCCTGGCGGGCGCTGGAGCAGCTGCTGGGCAGCGGCAAGGTCAAGGCCATCGGCGTCTCCAACTTCCTCCCCGGGCACCTGCAGAAGATCATCGATCTGGGCGGCACGGTCCCGGCGGTCAACCAGATTGAACTCCACCCGGCACTCCAGCAGCGGGACATTGCGGACTTCAATGCAGCCCACGGGATCGCCACGGAGGCCTGGAGCCCGCTCGCTCAGGGCGCCGTGCTGGCGGATCCGGCAGTCGCGGAGATCGCGGCAAGGCATGGAGTCAGTCCCGCGCAGGCCATTCTGCGCTGGCACCTGCAGCAGGGCCGGATCATCATCCCCAAGTCCGTCACCCCTCAGCGGATCCAGGAGAACCTGGACGTCTTCGGCTTCGACCTGACGGTGGATGAGCTGTCCGTCATCGACGGCCTGGAGCGGGACGGCCGCACGGGTCCGCACCCGGCGGAGTTCAACGGCTAG
- a CDS encoding ArsR/SmtB family transcription factor → MNPDDGTLDSAFMALADPVRRRIIARLSRGQATVNELAEPFAITKQAVSKHIQVLEQAGLVTRSREAQRRPVHLNPARLEALTAWIDQYRLVREEQFRSLDAVLRSSAANGGNHLKESS, encoded by the coding sequence ATGAACCCCGACGACGGCACCCTGGACTCGGCCTTTATGGCCCTGGCCGACCCCGTGCGGCGGCGGATCATCGCCCGGCTTAGCCGCGGGCAGGCAACAGTCAACGAATTAGCGGAACCCTTCGCGATCACCAAACAGGCGGTCTCGAAGCACATCCAGGTCCTCGAGCAGGCAGGGCTCGTCACCCGCAGCAGGGAAGCCCAGCGCCGGCCCGTCCACCTGAATCCCGCACGGCTGGAGGCTCTCACCGCATGGATCGACCAGTACCGGCTGGTCCGCGAAGAGCAGTTCCGCAGCCTGGACGCCGTGCTCAGATCCAGCGCCGCCAACGGCGGCAACCACCTTAAGGAATCATCATGA
- the iolD gene encoding 3D-(3,5/4)-trihydroxycyclohexane-1,2-dione acylhydrolase (decyclizing), protein MTVAQAVVEYLSRQYTVDSIRGVEYRERLIPGTFGIFGHGNVAGVGQALKQYQQLDPSIMPYYQGRNEQAQVHQAVGYARHTRRRQTFAISTSIGPGSSNLLTGAALATTNRLPVLLLPSDTFATRAADPVLQQLEQPYAYDITVNDAFRPLSKFFDRVTRPEQLFSAFHHGLRVLTDPAETGAVTISLPQDVQAEAFDVPEEFLAEREWRIRRPDADDEDIRRAAEAIRAAKRPLVIAGGGVLYAYANEELAAFAELTGIPVGNTQAGVGVLPWDHQFSLGAIGSTGTTAANAIAAEADLIIGIGTRYEDFTTASRTAFQNPDVRFININVAAIDAYKHGTSLPIVADARKALVKLNQALGGYRVGADLEAAITAEKKRWDSTVDEAFDTRFTPLPAQNEIIGATSRAMDAQDVVICAAGSLPGDLHKMWRVRDPFGYHVEYAYSCMGYEIPGGLGVKRAALAEAARGGTDRDVVVMVGDGSYLMMHTELVTAVAERIKLIVVLIQNHGYASIGSLSESLGSQRFGTQYRVLNEEQHSFDEGETLPVDLALNAESLGVKVIRIEPGEKVIAELEQAIRDAKAAPERGGPILIHVESDPLLDAPSSESWWDVPVSQVSDLDSTRQAFTTYTDRKNRQRKLLG, encoded by the coding sequence ATGACAGTCGCCCAGGCGGTTGTCGAGTACCTTTCCAGGCAGTACACGGTCGATTCCATCCGCGGCGTTGAGTACCGGGAGCGGCTGATTCCGGGGACATTCGGCATCTTCGGCCACGGCAACGTTGCCGGCGTCGGCCAGGCGTTGAAGCAGTACCAGCAGCTCGATCCGAGCATCATGCCGTACTACCAGGGCCGCAACGAGCAGGCCCAGGTGCACCAGGCTGTCGGCTACGCCCGGCACACCCGCCGCCGCCAGACGTTTGCCATCAGCACCTCGATCGGTCCGGGATCTTCGAATTTGCTCACCGGCGCCGCGCTGGCCACCACCAACCGACTGCCGGTGCTGCTGCTGCCGAGTGACACGTTTGCCACCCGCGCCGCGGACCCCGTCCTGCAGCAGCTCGAGCAGCCCTACGCCTACGACATCACCGTCAACGACGCCTTCCGGCCCTTGTCCAAATTCTTCGACCGGGTGACCCGCCCGGAGCAGCTGTTCTCGGCCTTCCACCACGGCTTGCGCGTCCTGACGGATCCGGCCGAAACCGGTGCCGTCACCATCTCGCTGCCGCAGGATGTCCAGGCGGAGGCCTTCGACGTGCCTGAGGAGTTCCTGGCTGAGCGCGAGTGGCGGATCCGCCGCCCCGATGCCGACGACGAGGACATCCGCCGTGCCGCGGAGGCCATCCGTGCCGCGAAGCGTCCGCTGGTCATCGCCGGCGGCGGCGTCCTCTACGCCTACGCCAACGAGGAACTCGCTGCATTTGCTGAGTTGACGGGCATCCCGGTGGGAAACACCCAGGCCGGCGTCGGCGTCCTGCCGTGGGACCACCAGTTCTCGCTCGGCGCGATCGGCTCCACCGGTACGACGGCGGCCAACGCCATCGCTGCCGAGGCCGATCTGATCATCGGAATCGGTACCCGCTACGAGGACTTCACCACCGCCTCGCGGACCGCGTTCCAGAACCCTGACGTGCGCTTTATCAATATCAATGTCGCCGCCATCGACGCGTACAAGCACGGCACGTCGTTGCCGATCGTCGCGGACGCCCGCAAGGCCCTGGTCAAGCTGAACCAGGCCCTGGGCGGCTACCGCGTCGGCGCGGACCTCGAAGCGGCGATCACCGCGGAGAAGAAGCGCTGGGACTCGACGGTGGACGAAGCCTTCGACACCCGATTCACGCCGCTGCCGGCCCAGAACGAGATCATCGGCGCCACGTCCCGGGCCATGGACGCCCAGGACGTCGTTATCTGCGCTGCGGGTTCCCTGCCCGGCGACCTGCACAAGATGTGGCGCGTCCGTGACCCGTTCGGCTACCACGTGGAATATGCGTATTCCTGCATGGGCTACGAAATCCCGGGCGGGCTCGGCGTCAAGCGCGCCGCGCTGGCAGAAGCCGCGCGCGGCGGCACGGACCGGGACGTCGTGGTCATGGTGGGGGACGGCTCCTACCTGATGATGCACACCGAACTGGTCACCGCCGTCGCCGAACGCATCAAGCTGATCGTCGTTCTGATCCAGAACCACGGCTACGCCTCCATCGGCTCGCTCTCCGAATCCCTTGGCTCGCAGCGTTTCGGCACCCAGTACCGGGTACTGAACGAGGAGCAGCACAGCTTCGACGAAGGCGAAACGTTGCCGGTGGACCTGGCCCTGAATGCCGAAAGCCTCGGCGTGAAGGTGATCCGGATCGAGCCGGGGGAGAAGGTCATCGCCGAACTCGAACAGGCCATCCGGGACGCCAAGGCCGCGCCTGAACGCGGCGGCCCCATCCTGATCCACGTTGAATCCGACCCACTGCTGGACGCGCCGAGCTCCGAATCATGGTGGGACGTTCCCGTCTCCCAGGTTTCAGACCTCGATTCCACGCGGCAGGCCTTCACGACCTACACCGACCGCAAGAACCGCCAGCGCAAACTGCTCGGCTGA
- a CDS encoding tautomerase family protein, with protein sequence MPLVRIDVNQGRSADELRRLSQGIHDAILAEYAIPERDYFHVLTEHQQGQIVAQDAGLGFERTPDVVMIQIFTQAGRSQEAKQSLFAAIADRLAELDVAGEDVFIGYVENSAGDWSFGFGRAQYVTGELSVPRK encoded by the coding sequence ATGCCATTGGTACGAATCGATGTCAATCAAGGGCGCAGCGCCGACGAGCTGCGCCGACTGAGTCAGGGCATCCATGATGCAATCCTCGCGGAGTATGCAATCCCAGAGCGGGACTATTTCCACGTCCTGACCGAGCACCAGCAGGGCCAGATTGTGGCCCAGGATGCAGGGCTGGGCTTCGAGCGCACCCCCGATGTGGTGATGATCCAGATCTTTACGCAGGCCGGCAGGAGCCAGGAGGCGAAGCAGTCCCTTTTTGCGGCGATTGCTGACCGGTTGGCGGAGCTGGATGTTGCCGGTGAGGATGTATTTATCGGATACGTGGAGAATTCCGCCGGCGACTGGTCCTTCGGCTTCGGGCGGGCCCAATACGTCACGGGAGAACTGTCGGTTCCCCGCAAATAG
- the iolC gene encoding 5-dehydro-2-deoxygluconokinase — translation MTHELLTIGRISVDIYPNDIGVGLEDVTSFGKYLGGSASNVAVAAARHGRNAGVITRTGDDAFGKYLHRELHKFNVDDTFVTPVQEWPTAVTFCAIMPPDDFPLYFYGRFPTAPDLQIKAAELDLDAIREAGIFWSTVTGLCQEPSREAHLAAHAARPRTGLKEGQYTILDLDYRPMFWASEEDARAEIAKILPHVTVAIGNDKECAVAVGEGTPDEQADRLLAAGVEIAVVKLGPEGVMAKTRTERVVSAPVPVQTVNGLGAGDSFGGAFCHGLLSGWPLAQVLDYANAAGAIVASRLSCADAMPTPEEVTTLLAERGRLAPALAGAAAARPSHTTVSEGAAS, via the coding sequence GTGACCCACGAACTGCTCACGATCGGGCGCATCAGCGTTGATATCTATCCGAACGACATCGGGGTGGGCCTGGAGGACGTGACGTCCTTCGGGAAGTACCTCGGTGGTTCCGCGTCCAATGTGGCCGTGGCCGCTGCGCGGCATGGCCGCAATGCAGGCGTGATCACGCGCACCGGCGACGACGCCTTCGGGAAATACCTCCACCGTGAACTGCACAAGTTCAACGTGGACGATACGTTCGTGACGCCGGTGCAGGAGTGGCCGACAGCGGTGACGTTCTGCGCCATCATGCCCCCTGATGATTTTCCGCTCTACTTCTACGGGCGTTTCCCCACGGCGCCGGACCTGCAGATCAAAGCCGCGGAACTGGACCTTGATGCCATCCGCGAGGCCGGGATCTTCTGGTCGACGGTGACTGGCCTGTGCCAGGAGCCCAGCCGCGAGGCCCATCTGGCCGCCCACGCCGCCCGTCCGCGGACCGGTCTCAAGGAAGGCCAGTACACCATCCTGGACCTGGACTACCGGCCCATGTTCTGGGCCTCCGAAGAGGACGCGCGGGCCGAGATTGCCAAGATCCTGCCGCATGTCACGGTGGCTATCGGCAATGACAAGGAATGTGCCGTCGCCGTGGGCGAAGGGACCCCTGACGAGCAGGCCGACCGGCTGCTGGCCGCCGGCGTCGAGATCGCCGTGGTCAAGCTTGGGCCGGAAGGCGTGATGGCGAAGACCCGCACCGAACGTGTTGTGTCCGCGCCGGTCCCGGTGCAAACCGTCAACGGCCTCGGCGCCGGTGACTCGTTCGGCGGAGCCTTCTGCCACGGACTGCTGTCCGGCTGGCCGCTGGCCCAGGTCCTGGATTACGCCAACGCCGCCGGCGCCATCGTGGCCTCCCGCCTTTCCTGCGCCGACGCCATGCCGACGCCGGAGGAAGTCACCACGCTGCTGGCCGAACGCGGCCGCTTGGCACCCGCCCTCGCCGGTGCCGCTGCCGCACGCCCGTCCCACACCACAGTTTCCGAAGGAGCAGCGTCTTGA
- a CDS encoding SRPBCC family protein: MSNPLNLTIPEGLPFIDYDREFDFPVADVFRAHKDPDLIVQWLGPRGLKMDIDHYDFRTGGSYSYLHTGPDGVAYEFSGVFHTVRENEFAIQTFEFGGYPDVVSLEFMTFEDLGNGRTRLRGHSVYPTQEARDGMAQSGMEGGMTEGYERLDELLSGAKV, translated from the coding sequence ATGAGCAATCCGCTGAACCTCACCATTCCTGAAGGACTCCCCTTCATCGACTACGACCGCGAATTCGACTTCCCGGTGGCGGACGTCTTCCGCGCACACAAGGACCCGGATCTCATCGTCCAGTGGCTCGGCCCGCGGGGACTGAAGATGGACATCGACCACTACGATTTCCGCACCGGCGGCAGCTACAGCTACCTCCACACGGGGCCCGACGGCGTCGCTTACGAGTTCAGCGGGGTCTTCCACACCGTGAGGGAAAACGAATTCGCCATCCAGACCTTCGAGTTCGGCGGCTACCCGGATGTTGTCAGCCTTGAATTCATGACGTTTGAGGACCTCGGCAACGGACGCACCCGCCTGCGGGGCCACTCCGTCTACCCCACCCAGGAGGCCCGGGACGGCATGGCGCAGTCAGGCATGGAAGGCGGCATGACCGAGGGCTACGAGCGGCTCGACGAACTCCTCAGCGGCGCCAAGGTCTAG
- a CDS encoding sugar phosphate isomerase/epimerase family protein — translation MTKNNLIIGTAPDSWGVWFADDPQQTPWERFLDEVAESGYKWIELGPYGYLPNDPTRLAEELKARDLKVTAGTVFTAFHRGARQYDEAWEPARKVAELTAAMGGEHIVVIPAMWRDDVTGEAVESGELSEEQWADLFAGHNRMGKVLLEDFGLKQQFHSHADSHVGAQQDIETLLAATDPDYLNLCLDTGHAEYCGASSLELIKNYPDRIGYLHLKQINPDVLKKVNEENMTWAAANLAGVMTEPPNGLPDLRAVIEAVEGLNRPIFGIVEQDMYPVDFDVPMPIAKRTRNFLLSCGSRTTVS, via the coding sequence ATGACTAAGAACAACCTGATCATCGGCACCGCTCCGGACTCGTGGGGCGTGTGGTTCGCGGATGATCCCCAACAGACTCCGTGGGAACGCTTCCTCGACGAAGTGGCCGAATCGGGTTACAAGTGGATCGAACTGGGTCCCTACGGGTACCTGCCGAACGATCCCACGCGGCTGGCCGAGGAACTCAAGGCCCGCGATCTGAAGGTCACCGCGGGAACGGTCTTCACGGCCTTCCACCGCGGTGCCAGGCAATACGACGAGGCCTGGGAGCCGGCCCGCAAAGTGGCCGAATTGACCGCAGCAATGGGCGGCGAGCACATCGTGGTCATTCCGGCCATGTGGCGCGACGATGTTACCGGTGAGGCAGTGGAAAGCGGCGAGCTTTCAGAGGAACAGTGGGCGGACCTCTTCGCGGGCCACAACCGCATGGGCAAGGTTCTCCTGGAGGACTTCGGCCTGAAGCAGCAGTTCCACTCGCACGCCGACTCGCACGTTGGTGCTCAGCAGGACATTGAAACCCTGCTGGCCGCCACGGACCCCGACTACCTGAATCTGTGCCTGGACACCGGCCACGCCGAATACTGCGGAGCATCCAGCCTCGAGCTCATCAAGAACTACCCGGACCGCATCGGCTACCTGCACCTGAAGCAGATCAACCCGGACGTCCTGAAGAAAGTCAACGAAGAAAACATGACCTGGGCAGCGGCCAACCTCGCCGGCGTTATGACCGAGCCCCCCAACGGCCTCCCCGACCTGCGCGCCGTCATCGAGGCAGTGGAAGGCCTGAACCGGCCGATCTTTGGCATCGTGGAACAGGACATGTACCCCGTGGACTTCGACGTGCCGATGCCCATCGCCAAGCGAACCCGCAACTTCCTGCTCTCCTGCGGCTCCCGCACCACCGTCAGCTAG
- a CDS encoding MFS transporter: MPIGLIALALGGFGIGLTEFVIMGLLPEVAADFQASEATAGWLISGYALAVVVGALVLTAAVTRFERKPVLAVLLVLFIAGNLISAIAPDYGMMMVGRIIAALAHGAFFGIGAVVAADMVAPTKKAGAIAIMFTGLTAANVLGVPFGTMLGQAAGWRSTFWAITVIGAIALAGILALVPKTGHGDTTPGTLRSELGAFRSGQVWLSILVTILGYGGMFGAFTYIAFTLTEVSGFAAPTVPWLLIVFGVGLFVGNTIGGKAADRNVDRTLVVVLSVLMVVLVGFALTAGNQVLTVVSIVLMGGFGFATVPGLQMRVMKYASSAPTLASGANIGAFNVGNALGAWLGGVTITAGLGYTSPIWAGAGITLLGLVVMIIAAVGAKRAVRQTSADADTEGVPEAHAAPGGRVAAEHIAVLH; the protein is encoded by the coding sequence ATGCCCATTGGCCTGATAGCCCTCGCCCTCGGCGGGTTCGGCATCGGACTCACCGAGTTCGTGATCATGGGCCTGCTGCCCGAGGTTGCCGCCGACTTCCAGGCCAGCGAGGCCACGGCAGGCTGGCTGATCTCCGGGTACGCCCTCGCCGTCGTGGTCGGCGCGTTGGTGCTGACCGCGGCGGTGACCCGCTTCGAACGCAAGCCCGTACTCGCCGTCCTGCTGGTGCTGTTCATCGCCGGCAACCTGATCTCCGCCATAGCTCCCGATTACGGGATGATGATGGTCGGCCGGATCATCGCCGCCTTGGCTCACGGTGCCTTCTTCGGGATCGGAGCCGTGGTGGCCGCGGACATGGTTGCCCCCACCAAAAAGGCCGGCGCCATCGCCATCATGTTCACCGGGCTCACCGCCGCCAACGTCCTGGGCGTGCCGTTCGGCACCATGCTGGGACAGGCCGCAGGCTGGCGCTCCACGTTCTGGGCCATCACGGTCATCGGAGCTATCGCCCTGGCGGGCATCCTCGCGCTGGTCCCGAAGACCGGCCACGGGGACACCACGCCCGGAACCCTGCGCAGTGAACTGGGCGCCTTCCGTTCCGGCCAGGTGTGGCTCTCCATCCTCGTCACGATCCTCGGCTACGGCGGTATGTTCGGCGCCTTCACGTACATCGCCTTCACACTCACCGAAGTCTCCGGCTTCGCGGCCCCCACCGTGCCGTGGCTGCTCATCGTGTTCGGAGTGGGCCTCTTCGTCGGCAACACCATCGGCGGCAAGGCCGCGGACCGCAACGTGGACCGCACGCTCGTGGTGGTGCTCTCCGTGCTGATGGTGGTGCTCGTCGGCTTTGCCCTGACCGCTGGCAACCAGGTGCTCACCGTCGTCTCCATCGTCCTGATGGGCGGCTTCGGATTCGCCACCGTGCCGGGACTGCAGATGCGTGTGATGAAGTACGCCTCCAGCGCCCCCACTCTCGCATCCGGCGCAAATATCGGGGCCTTCAACGTCGGGAACGCCCTCGGCGCCTGGCTCGGCGGAGTGACCATCACGGCCGGACTCGGCTACACCTCACCCATCTGGGCCGGGGCCGGCATCACCCTGTTGGGGCTCGTGGTGATGATCATCGCCGCCGTCGGAGCCAAGCGGGCCGTCCGCCAGACATCCGCCGACGCCGACACCGAGGGCGTCCCCGAGGCCCATGCCGCCCCCGGCGGACGCGTGGCTGCCGAGCACATCGCCGTCCTGCACTAA